The following proteins are co-located in the Sardina pilchardus chromosome 24, fSarPil1.1, whole genome shotgun sequence genome:
- the phactr4a gene encoding phosphatase and actin regulator 4A isoform X2 has translation MENRGKRRPRSKHDEVDQQHGTAGSNGGHPGDVPTKSKGKFSSFGKIFKPWKWRKKKSSEKFKETSEVLERKISMRRSRQELIERGVLKDIPENETNNANHSKGPPSTKNGHAMVGDRDRERERDRDRDRDDRSSVFGGSEPARVNPTWLSQDERKSSLVPEPDRHSLLPPADERRGRTPSDAASERKRRAPPPLDVDARMRIHSDMDLPSRIGGIQDGEDGRRAASLPRGGPGLEDGRTRRDERKEDRRDERRERDDRRDDRRDDRRDDRKDDRREWRDERKEDRRDERKDERKEDRRDERKEDRRDERKEDRRDERKEDRRDERKEDRRDDRRDDRGRRDDRDERDRRADRREEQDPRYRRRDERSDRDDRDRRDPRGEREERDRDRREDRERRDERERTREEPERREESERREDRRDERDRKDWRGERDERERRGERDRRDERERKEPRRPHSEMDPRPGLQKSASEEGQRQRPASEADRRTTLPRHMAIAEEPRERSGSLGVRFVPEPNPGPGRDSLKDPAGGQHPPKQAMLPPKWLMSSSDQTGTPPGSSASSASSSSSSSSAPPIAKPPPRTVSLLLPSDAPTPTPPPHAGDQDAPPPSSAPVPAAVPIPASHPKQPPVPPPKPTNRNSNPALLAATLNRRANARPPFCWTSWRRQGEGGVYLSLPAYLCRRGMPPNSAAELSQAAGGANLLPVKRSPPTPPKRTTPVTKRHSEEPPAAPANQSESSSSAPPPFVPVPAPSAVAEDGVPSPPAFSPPPVHIPPSPPRVHFLPQPPAKPAPAPAAPQVSVTADPPSPTTEPPSQPPLPLHLLIARALASPGPAVPNPDGSQRAHSLLFDKPPDILLEAGGRHSLPITIEPLRLPEDDDFDMEEELRKEELRKQQRWAQAPRHPFQPALEPRSRRGMVEDPRVTVIPESAGPGDSDEEEDDEERVDEEEETDSDGPILYRDDDDDDDEDVPKGGLADRVKRKDTLALKLEKQQQQLQDPNQENSNGWRNREQWEAVRSKIGTALTRRLSQRPTAQELEQRNILPAMNEEDRRLERSEIKRRLTRKLSQRPTVAELQARKILRFNEYVECTDAHDYDRRADKPWTKLTPADKAAIRKELNDFKSTEMEVHEESRIYTRFHRP, from the exons ATGATGAAGTCGACCAGCAGCATGGCACGGCGGGCAGCAATGGAGGTCACCCGGGAGACGTCCCGACCAAGAGCAAGGGCAAGTTCTCCAGCTTCGGCAAGATCTTCAAGCCCTGGAagtggaggaagaagaagagcagCGAGAAGTTCAAGGAGACTTCTGAAG tgCTGGAGAGGAAGATCTCCATGAGGAGGTCCAGGCAGGAGCTGATTGAGCGGGGTGTTCTGAAAGATATCCCTGAAAACG AAACAAACAATGCCAACCACTCCAAGGGGCCGCCATCAACCAAGAACGGCCATGCCATGGTTGGCGACCGTGACCGGGAACGGGAACGTGACCGAGATCGGGATCGGGATGACCGGTCCTCGGTGTTCGGGGGCTCAGAACCGGCCCGTGTCAATCCCACCTGGCTCTCCCAGGACGAGCGCAAGAGCAGCCTGGTCCCCGAGCCGGACCGCCACAGCCTGCTGCCCCCCGCCGACGAGCGCCGCGGGCGCACCCCGTCAGACGCCGCCTCCGAGCGCAAGAGACgggcgccgccgccgctggACGTGGACGCCCGCATGCGCATCCACTCGGACATGGACCTGCCCAGCCGCATCGGCGGGATCCAGGACGGCGAGGACGGGAGACGGGCCGCATCTCTCCCCCGCGGGGGCCCCGGCCTGGAGGACGGACGCACCAGGAGGGACGAGCGGAAAGAGGACAG GAGAGAcgagcgcagagagagagacgacaggAGGGACGACAGAAGAGATGACCGAAGAGATGACCGCAAGGACGACAGACGAgaatggagggatgagaggaaagaggacaggagagatgagagaaaagacgagagaaaagaggacaggagagatgagagaaaagaggacaggagagacgagagaaaagaggacaggagagatgagaggaaagaggacaggagagatgagaggaaagaggacaggagagacgACCGTAGAGACGATCGGGGAAGGAGGGACGACCGCGACGAGAGAGACCGACGAGCAGACCGGAGGGAGGAGCAGGACCCTCGATACCGACGCCGAGACGAGCGCTCGGACAGAGACGACCGGGACCGACGAGATCCCCGAGGAGAACGAGAGGAGCGGGACCGAGACCGACGGGAGGATAGAGAGCGACGAGACGAACGAGAGCGAACGAGAGAGGAGCCCGAGAGGcgggaagagagcgagagaagagaggaccGAAGGGACGAGAGGGACAGGAAggactggagaggagagagggatgagcgcgagaggagaggagagagggatagaagagacgagagggagaggaaggagccGCGGAGGCCGCACTCTGAGATGGACCCCAGGCCCGGCCTGCAGAAGAGCGCCTCGGAGGAGGGCCAGAGGCAGAGGCCGGCCTCGGAGGCTGACCGCAGGACCACGCTGCCCCGACACATGGCCATCGCCGAGGAACCCAGGGAACGCTCAg GGTCGCTTGGCGTGCGCTTTGTTCCTGAGCCCAACCCTGGACCTGGACGCGACTCCCTGAAGGACCCTGCGGGGGGTCAGCACCCTCCCAAGCAGGCCATGCTGCCGCCCAAGTGGCTGATGTCGTCCAGCGACCAAACGGGCACGCCCCCCGGTTCCTCCGCCTCTTcggcctcctcctcatcctcctcgtcctccgcaCCCCCCATCGCCAAGCCCCCGCCACGCACCGTGTCTCTGCTGCTGCCCAGCGAtgcccccactcccaccccgcCCCCGCACGCAGGCGATCAGGACGCCCCCCCTCCTTCTTCTGCCCCTGTGCCCGCTGCTGTGCCCATCCCTGCCTCCCATCCCAAACAGCCCCCGGTGCCCCCGCCCAAACCCACCAATCGCAACAGCAACCCCGCCCTGCTAG CCGCCACTCTGAACAGACGGGCGAATGCCCGGCCCCCTTTCTGCTGGACCAGCTGGCGTCGCCAGGGTGAGGGCGGGGTCTACCTGTCTCTGCCTGCCTACCTGTGCCGCAGGGGCATGCCCCCAAACTCTGCAG CGGAGTTGTCTCAGGCGGCCGGAGGCGCCAACCTGCTGCCCGTCAAGCGCTCGCCGCCCACTCCGCCCAAGAGGACGACGCCGGTCACCAAGCGCCACTCCGAGGAGCCGCCCGCCGCCCCGGCCAATCAGAGCGAGAGCTCGTCTTCGGCACCGCCCCCCTTCGTGCCCGTCCCCGCCCCCTCCGCCGTTGCTGAGGACGGAGTTCCGTCTCCTCCGGCCTTCTCGCCCCCGCCGGTCCACATACCCCCGTCTCCGCCCCGCGTCCACTTCCTGCCCCAGCCCCCGGCCAAACCTGCCCCCGCCCCCGCTGCCCCTCAGGTGAGCGTGACCGCGgacccccccagccccaccaCGGAGCCCCCCAGCCAGCCGCCGCTCCCCCTGCACCTGCTGATCGCGCGGGCGCTGGCCAGCCCAGGCCCCGCCGTGCCCAACCCCGACGGCTCCCAGCGCGCCCACTCGCTGCTCTTCGACAAGCCGCCCGACATCCTGCTGGAGGCAGGCGGACGCCACTCGCTGCCCATCACCATCGAGCCCCTCAGGCT gcctgAGGACGATGACTTTgacatggaggaggagctgcGTAAGGAGGAGCTGCGTAAGCAGCAGCGTTGGGCCCAGGCGCCGCGCCACCCCTTCCAGCCGGCCCTGGAGCCGCGCAGCCGCCGCGGCATGGTGGAGGACCCCCGCGTCACCGTCATCCCCGAGAGCGCCGGCCCCGGCGACAGcgacgaagaggaggatgacGAAGAGCGcgtggacgaggaggaggagaccgaCTCGGACGGACCTATCCTCTACAGggacgacgacgatgatgacgatgaggaTGTGCCCAAAG gtggccTGGCGGACCGTGTGAAGCGGAAGGACACTCTGGCTCTGAAGctggagaagcagcagcagcagctgcaggaccCCAATCAGGAGAACAGCAACGGATGGAGGAACCGCGAGCAGTGGGAGGCCGTCCGCAGCAAGATCGGCACTGCACTCACACg GAGGTTAAGTCAGAGACCCACCGCTCAGGAGCTGGAGCAGAGGAACATTCTGCCTG CCATGAACGAGGAGGACCGGCGGCTGGAGAGAAGTGAGATCAAACGCAGACTCACCAGGAAG CTGTCCCAGAGGCCAACTGTCGCCGAGCTGCAGGCCAGGAAGATCCTGCGCTTCAATGAGTACGTGGAGTGTACCGACGCCCACGATTACGACCGGCGCGCGGACAAACCCTGGACCAAGCTCACGCCCGCAGACAAG GCTGCCATCAGGAAAGAGCTCAATGATTTCAAGAGCACAGAGATGGAGGTTCATGAGGAGAGCAGGATCtacacaag GTTCCATCGGCCATAG
- the phactr4a gene encoding phosphatase and actin regulator 4A isoform X1 translates to MGHGASAETLAQQPAAVLNHDDEVDQQHGTAGSNGGHPGDVPTKSKGKFSSFGKIFKPWKWRKKKSSEKFKETSEVLERKISMRRSRQELIERGVLKDIPENETNNANHSKGPPSTKNGHAMVGDRDRERERDRDRDRDDRSSVFGGSEPARVNPTWLSQDERKSSLVPEPDRHSLLPPADERRGRTPSDAASERKRRAPPPLDVDARMRIHSDMDLPSRIGGIQDGEDGRRAASLPRGGPGLEDGRTRRDERKEDRRDERRERDDRRDDRRDDRRDDRKDDRREWRDERKEDRRDERKDERKEDRRDERKEDRRDERKEDRRDERKEDRRDERKEDRRDDRRDDRGRRDDRDERDRRADRREEQDPRYRRRDERSDRDDRDRRDPRGEREERDRDRREDRERRDERERTREEPERREESERREDRRDERDRKDWRGERDERERRGERDRRDERERKEPRRPHSEMDPRPGLQKSASEEGQRQRPASEADRRTTLPRHMAIAEEPRERSGSLGVRFVPEPNPGPGRDSLKDPAGGQHPPKQAMLPPKWLMSSSDQTGTPPGSSASSASSSSSSSSAPPIAKPPPRTVSLLLPSDAPTPTPPPHAGDQDAPPPSSAPVPAAVPIPASHPKQPPVPPPKPTNRNSNPALLAATLNRRANARPPFCWTSWRRQGEGGVYLSLPAYLCRRGMPPNSAAELSQAAGGANLLPVKRSPPTPPKRTTPVTKRHSEEPPAAPANQSESSSSAPPPFVPVPAPSAVAEDGVPSPPAFSPPPVHIPPSPPRVHFLPQPPAKPAPAPAAPQVSVTADPPSPTTEPPSQPPLPLHLLIARALASPGPAVPNPDGSQRAHSLLFDKPPDILLEAGGRHSLPITIEPLRLPEDDDFDMEEELRKEELRKQQRWAQAPRHPFQPALEPRSRRGMVEDPRVTVIPESAGPGDSDEEEDDEERVDEEEETDSDGPILYRDDDDDDDEDVPKGGLADRVKRKDTLALKLEKQQQQLQDPNQENSNGWRNREQWEAVRSKIGTALTRRLSQRPTAQELEQRNILPAMNEEDRRLERSEIKRRLTRKLSQRPTVAELQARKILRFNEYVECTDAHDYDRRADKPWTKLTPADKAAIRKELNDFKSTEMEVHEESRIYTRFHRP, encoded by the exons ATGATGAAGTCGACCAGCAGCATGGCACGGCGGGCAGCAATGGAGGTCACCCGGGAGACGTCCCGACCAAGAGCAAGGGCAAGTTCTCCAGCTTCGGCAAGATCTTCAAGCCCTGGAagtggaggaagaagaagagcagCGAGAAGTTCAAGGAGACTTCTGAAG tgCTGGAGAGGAAGATCTCCATGAGGAGGTCCAGGCAGGAGCTGATTGAGCGGGGTGTTCTGAAAGATATCCCTGAAAACG AAACAAACAATGCCAACCACTCCAAGGGGCCGCCATCAACCAAGAACGGCCATGCCATGGTTGGCGACCGTGACCGGGAACGGGAACGTGACCGAGATCGGGATCGGGATGACCGGTCCTCGGTGTTCGGGGGCTCAGAACCGGCCCGTGTCAATCCCACCTGGCTCTCCCAGGACGAGCGCAAGAGCAGCCTGGTCCCCGAGCCGGACCGCCACAGCCTGCTGCCCCCCGCCGACGAGCGCCGCGGGCGCACCCCGTCAGACGCCGCCTCCGAGCGCAAGAGACgggcgccgccgccgctggACGTGGACGCCCGCATGCGCATCCACTCGGACATGGACCTGCCCAGCCGCATCGGCGGGATCCAGGACGGCGAGGACGGGAGACGGGCCGCATCTCTCCCCCGCGGGGGCCCCGGCCTGGAGGACGGACGCACCAGGAGGGACGAGCGGAAAGAGGACAG GAGAGAcgagcgcagagagagagacgacaggAGGGACGACAGAAGAGATGACCGAAGAGATGACCGCAAGGACGACAGACGAgaatggagggatgagaggaaagaggacaggagagatgagagaaaagacgagagaaaagaggacaggagagatgagagaaaagaggacaggagagacgagagaaaagaggacaggagagatgagaggaaagaggacaggagagatgagaggaaagaggacaggagagacgACCGTAGAGACGATCGGGGAAGGAGGGACGACCGCGACGAGAGAGACCGACGAGCAGACCGGAGGGAGGAGCAGGACCCTCGATACCGACGCCGAGACGAGCGCTCGGACAGAGACGACCGGGACCGACGAGATCCCCGAGGAGAACGAGAGGAGCGGGACCGAGACCGACGGGAGGATAGAGAGCGACGAGACGAACGAGAGCGAACGAGAGAGGAGCCCGAGAGGcgggaagagagcgagagaagagaggaccGAAGGGACGAGAGGGACAGGAAggactggagaggagagagggatgagcgcgagaggagaggagagagggatagaagagacgagagggagaggaaggagccGCGGAGGCCGCACTCTGAGATGGACCCCAGGCCCGGCCTGCAGAAGAGCGCCTCGGAGGAGGGCCAGAGGCAGAGGCCGGCCTCGGAGGCTGACCGCAGGACCACGCTGCCCCGACACATGGCCATCGCCGAGGAACCCAGGGAACGCTCAg GGTCGCTTGGCGTGCGCTTTGTTCCTGAGCCCAACCCTGGACCTGGACGCGACTCCCTGAAGGACCCTGCGGGGGGTCAGCACCCTCCCAAGCAGGCCATGCTGCCGCCCAAGTGGCTGATGTCGTCCAGCGACCAAACGGGCACGCCCCCCGGTTCCTCCGCCTCTTcggcctcctcctcatcctcctcgtcctccgcaCCCCCCATCGCCAAGCCCCCGCCACGCACCGTGTCTCTGCTGCTGCCCAGCGAtgcccccactcccaccccgcCCCCGCACGCAGGCGATCAGGACGCCCCCCCTCCTTCTTCTGCCCCTGTGCCCGCTGCTGTGCCCATCCCTGCCTCCCATCCCAAACAGCCCCCGGTGCCCCCGCCCAAACCCACCAATCGCAACAGCAACCCCGCCCTGCTAG CCGCCACTCTGAACAGACGGGCGAATGCCCGGCCCCCTTTCTGCTGGACCAGCTGGCGTCGCCAGGGTGAGGGCGGGGTCTACCTGTCTCTGCCTGCCTACCTGTGCCGCAGGGGCATGCCCCCAAACTCTGCAG CGGAGTTGTCTCAGGCGGCCGGAGGCGCCAACCTGCTGCCCGTCAAGCGCTCGCCGCCCACTCCGCCCAAGAGGACGACGCCGGTCACCAAGCGCCACTCCGAGGAGCCGCCCGCCGCCCCGGCCAATCAGAGCGAGAGCTCGTCTTCGGCACCGCCCCCCTTCGTGCCCGTCCCCGCCCCCTCCGCCGTTGCTGAGGACGGAGTTCCGTCTCCTCCGGCCTTCTCGCCCCCGCCGGTCCACATACCCCCGTCTCCGCCCCGCGTCCACTTCCTGCCCCAGCCCCCGGCCAAACCTGCCCCCGCCCCCGCTGCCCCTCAGGTGAGCGTGACCGCGgacccccccagccccaccaCGGAGCCCCCCAGCCAGCCGCCGCTCCCCCTGCACCTGCTGATCGCGCGGGCGCTGGCCAGCCCAGGCCCCGCCGTGCCCAACCCCGACGGCTCCCAGCGCGCCCACTCGCTGCTCTTCGACAAGCCGCCCGACATCCTGCTGGAGGCAGGCGGACGCCACTCGCTGCCCATCACCATCGAGCCCCTCAGGCT gcctgAGGACGATGACTTTgacatggaggaggagctgcGTAAGGAGGAGCTGCGTAAGCAGCAGCGTTGGGCCCAGGCGCCGCGCCACCCCTTCCAGCCGGCCCTGGAGCCGCGCAGCCGCCGCGGCATGGTGGAGGACCCCCGCGTCACCGTCATCCCCGAGAGCGCCGGCCCCGGCGACAGcgacgaagaggaggatgacGAAGAGCGcgtggacgaggaggaggagaccgaCTCGGACGGACCTATCCTCTACAGggacgacgacgatgatgacgatgaggaTGTGCCCAAAG gtggccTGGCGGACCGTGTGAAGCGGAAGGACACTCTGGCTCTGAAGctggagaagcagcagcagcagctgcaggaccCCAATCAGGAGAACAGCAACGGATGGAGGAACCGCGAGCAGTGGGAGGCCGTCCGCAGCAAGATCGGCACTGCACTCACACg GAGGTTAAGTCAGAGACCCACCGCTCAGGAGCTGGAGCAGAGGAACATTCTGCCTG CCATGAACGAGGAGGACCGGCGGCTGGAGAGAAGTGAGATCAAACGCAGACTCACCAGGAAG CTGTCCCAGAGGCCAACTGTCGCCGAGCTGCAGGCCAGGAAGATCCTGCGCTTCAATGAGTACGTGGAGTGTACCGACGCCCACGATTACGACCGGCGCGCGGACAAACCCTGGACCAAGCTCACGCCCGCAGACAAG GCTGCCATCAGGAAAGAGCTCAATGATTTCAAGAGCACAGAGATGGAGGTTCATGAGGAGAGCAGGATCtacacaag GTTCCATCGGCCATAG
- the phactr4a gene encoding phosphatase and actin regulator 4A isoform X4, translated as MENRDDEVDQQHGTAGSNGGHPGDVPTKSKGKFSSFGKIFKPWKWRKKKSSEKFKETSEVLERKISMRRSRQELIERGVLKDIPENETNNANHSKGPPSTKNGHAMVGDRDRERERDRDRDRDDRSSVFGGSEPARVNPTWLSQDERKSSLVPEPDRHSLLPPADERRGRTPSDAASERKRRAPPPLDVDARMRIHSDMDLPSRIGGIQDGEDGRRAASLPRGGPGLEDGRTRRDERKEDRRDERRERDDRRDDRRDDRRDDRKDDRREWRDERKEDRRDERKDERKEDRRDERKEDRRDERKEDRRDERKEDRRDERKEDRRDDRRDDRGRRDDRDERDRRADRREEQDPRYRRRDERSDRDDRDRRDPRGEREERDRDRREDRERRDERERTREEPERREESERREDRRDERDRKDWRGERDERERRGERDRRDERERKEPRRPHSEMDPRPGLQKSASEEGQRQRPASEADRRTTLPRHMAIAEEPRERSGSLGVRFVPEPNPGPGRDSLKDPAGGQHPPKQAMLPPKWLMSSSDQTGTPPGSSASSASSSSSSSSAPPIAKPPPRTVSLLLPSDAPTPTPPPHAGDQDAPPPSSAPVPAAVPIPASHPKQPPVPPPKPTNRNSNPALLAATLNRRANARPPFCWTSWRRQGEGGVYLSLPAYLCRRGMPPNSAAELSQAAGGANLLPVKRSPPTPPKRTTPVTKRHSEEPPAAPANQSESSSSAPPPFVPVPAPSAVAEDGVPSPPAFSPPPVHIPPSPPRVHFLPQPPAKPAPAPAAPQVSVTADPPSPTTEPPSQPPLPLHLLIARALASPGPAVPNPDGSQRAHSLLFDKPPDILLEAGGRHSLPITIEPLRLPEDDDFDMEEELRKEELRKQQRWAQAPRHPFQPALEPRSRRGMVEDPRVTVIPESAGPGDSDEEEDDEERVDEEEETDSDGPILYRDDDDDDDEDVPKGGLADRVKRKDTLALKLEKQQQQLQDPNQENSNGWRNREQWEAVRSKIGTALTRRLSQRPTAQELEQRNILPAMNEEDRRLERSEIKRRLTRKLSQRPTVAELQARKILRFNEYVECTDAHDYDRRADKPWTKLTPADKAAIRKELNDFKSTEMEVHEESRIYTRFHRP; from the exons ATGATGAAGTCGACCAGCAGCATGGCACGGCGGGCAGCAATGGAGGTCACCCGGGAGACGTCCCGACCAAGAGCAAGGGCAAGTTCTCCAGCTTCGGCAAGATCTTCAAGCCCTGGAagtggaggaagaagaagagcagCGAGAAGTTCAAGGAGACTTCTGAAG tgCTGGAGAGGAAGATCTCCATGAGGAGGTCCAGGCAGGAGCTGATTGAGCGGGGTGTTCTGAAAGATATCCCTGAAAACG AAACAAACAATGCCAACCACTCCAAGGGGCCGCCATCAACCAAGAACGGCCATGCCATGGTTGGCGACCGTGACCGGGAACGGGAACGTGACCGAGATCGGGATCGGGATGACCGGTCCTCGGTGTTCGGGGGCTCAGAACCGGCCCGTGTCAATCCCACCTGGCTCTCCCAGGACGAGCGCAAGAGCAGCCTGGTCCCCGAGCCGGACCGCCACAGCCTGCTGCCCCCCGCCGACGAGCGCCGCGGGCGCACCCCGTCAGACGCCGCCTCCGAGCGCAAGAGACgggcgccgccgccgctggACGTGGACGCCCGCATGCGCATCCACTCGGACATGGACCTGCCCAGCCGCATCGGCGGGATCCAGGACGGCGAGGACGGGAGACGGGCCGCATCTCTCCCCCGCGGGGGCCCCGGCCTGGAGGACGGACGCACCAGGAGGGACGAGCGGAAAGAGGACAG GAGAGAcgagcgcagagagagagacgacaggAGGGACGACAGAAGAGATGACCGAAGAGATGACCGCAAGGACGACAGACGAgaatggagggatgagaggaaagaggacaggagagatgagagaaaagacgagagaaaagaggacaggagagatgagagaaaagaggacaggagagacgagagaaaagaggacaggagagatgagaggaaagaggacaggagagatgagaggaaagaggacaggagagacgACCGTAGAGACGATCGGGGAAGGAGGGACGACCGCGACGAGAGAGACCGACGAGCAGACCGGAGGGAGGAGCAGGACCCTCGATACCGACGCCGAGACGAGCGCTCGGACAGAGACGACCGGGACCGACGAGATCCCCGAGGAGAACGAGAGGAGCGGGACCGAGACCGACGGGAGGATAGAGAGCGACGAGACGAACGAGAGCGAACGAGAGAGGAGCCCGAGAGGcgggaagagagcgagagaagagaggaccGAAGGGACGAGAGGGACAGGAAggactggagaggagagagggatgagcgcgagaggagaggagagagggatagaagagacgagagggagaggaaggagccGCGGAGGCCGCACTCTGAGATGGACCCCAGGCCCGGCCTGCAGAAGAGCGCCTCGGAGGAGGGCCAGAGGCAGAGGCCGGCCTCGGAGGCTGACCGCAGGACCACGCTGCCCCGACACATGGCCATCGCCGAGGAACCCAGGGAACGCTCAg GGTCGCTTGGCGTGCGCTTTGTTCCTGAGCCCAACCCTGGACCTGGACGCGACTCCCTGAAGGACCCTGCGGGGGGTCAGCACCCTCCCAAGCAGGCCATGCTGCCGCCCAAGTGGCTGATGTCGTCCAGCGACCAAACGGGCACGCCCCCCGGTTCCTCCGCCTCTTcggcctcctcctcatcctcctcgtcctccgcaCCCCCCATCGCCAAGCCCCCGCCACGCACCGTGTCTCTGCTGCTGCCCAGCGAtgcccccactcccaccccgcCCCCGCACGCAGGCGATCAGGACGCCCCCCCTCCTTCTTCTGCCCCTGTGCCCGCTGCTGTGCCCATCCCTGCCTCCCATCCCAAACAGCCCCCGGTGCCCCCGCCCAAACCCACCAATCGCAACAGCAACCCCGCCCTGCTAG CCGCCACTCTGAACAGACGGGCGAATGCCCGGCCCCCTTTCTGCTGGACCAGCTGGCGTCGCCAGGGTGAGGGCGGGGTCTACCTGTCTCTGCCTGCCTACCTGTGCCGCAGGGGCATGCCCCCAAACTCTGCAG CGGAGTTGTCTCAGGCGGCCGGAGGCGCCAACCTGCTGCCCGTCAAGCGCTCGCCGCCCACTCCGCCCAAGAGGACGACGCCGGTCACCAAGCGCCACTCCGAGGAGCCGCCCGCCGCCCCGGCCAATCAGAGCGAGAGCTCGTCTTCGGCACCGCCCCCCTTCGTGCCCGTCCCCGCCCCCTCCGCCGTTGCTGAGGACGGAGTTCCGTCTCCTCCGGCCTTCTCGCCCCCGCCGGTCCACATACCCCCGTCTCCGCCCCGCGTCCACTTCCTGCCCCAGCCCCCGGCCAAACCTGCCCCCGCCCCCGCTGCCCCTCAGGTGAGCGTGACCGCGgacccccccagccccaccaCGGAGCCCCCCAGCCAGCCGCCGCTCCCCCTGCACCTGCTGATCGCGCGGGCGCTGGCCAGCCCAGGCCCCGCCGTGCCCAACCCCGACGGCTCCCAGCGCGCCCACTCGCTGCTCTTCGACAAGCCGCCCGACATCCTGCTGGAGGCAGGCGGACGCCACTCGCTGCCCATCACCATCGAGCCCCTCAGGCT gcctgAGGACGATGACTTTgacatggaggaggagctgcGTAAGGAGGAGCTGCGTAAGCAGCAGCGTTGGGCCCAGGCGCCGCGCCACCCCTTCCAGCCGGCCCTGGAGCCGCGCAGCCGCCGCGGCATGGTGGAGGACCCCCGCGTCACCGTCATCCCCGAGAGCGCCGGCCCCGGCGACAGcgacgaagaggaggatgacGAAGAGCGcgtggacgaggaggaggagaccgaCTCGGACGGACCTATCCTCTACAGggacgacgacgatgatgacgatgaggaTGTGCCCAAAG gtggccTGGCGGACCGTGTGAAGCGGAAGGACACTCTGGCTCTGAAGctggagaagcagcagcagcagctgcaggaccCCAATCAGGAGAACAGCAACGGATGGAGGAACCGCGAGCAGTGGGAGGCCGTCCGCAGCAAGATCGGCACTGCACTCACACg GAGGTTAAGTCAGAGACCCACCGCTCAGGAGCTGGAGCAGAGGAACATTCTGCCTG CCATGAACGAGGAGGACCGGCGGCTGGAGAGAAGTGAGATCAAACGCAGACTCACCAGGAAG CTGTCCCAGAGGCCAACTGTCGCCGAGCTGCAGGCCAGGAAGATCCTGCGCTTCAATGAGTACGTGGAGTGTACCGACGCCCACGATTACGACCGGCGCGCGGACAAACCCTGGACCAAGCTCACGCCCGCAGACAAG GCTGCCATCAGGAAAGAGCTCAATGATTTCAAGAGCACAGAGATGGAGGTTCATGAGGAGAGCAGGATCtacacaag GTTCCATCGGCCATAG